The genomic DNA CATCATGCTTTGTTTCGGCGAGTGTTTTCGCTTGATCAAGTAAGGCATTCGCTTGTTTCCAACGATTGATGCCAATCCATGCGTCAGCCTCTCCACATAATGCAAACGTCAGAAAGAAGTCCGCGTACCCCTTCTGCTTGCCGTCAAAAGTTATTTGTTTGATGTCACGGCGAGCCTGTTGGTACTGCTCGGCAGCAAGCTTTTGCTGTTTCGCCTCGCCCTGGAGGTACTGAGCGAAATCGACTCGGCACAACGCAATTAAAATTTTTCGCGAGTAATTGAATACCACTTGTTCATTATTGATCGACTGCGTCAGCGGTTCGGACTTGTTCGGTTGCATCTCAATCGCGTACATTCGCAGCGCTTGCTTATAGATTTTTTCGGCCTCATCATTGCCAAGCGAGTGTTTGACGACAGCGAGCAAGTGAACGTCGGCAGCTTTCAACGTCTTGTCAATGCTACTGGTAGGTGAGACCGATTCGACCTTCCCCCTGGAAACTTCCGTCAATTTTTCCTTTGGGAGCAATGGATCGAGGTCCGCTTCAATCTCGGCAAGGGCTTCACGCAATTTCTTGCCACTATCGGCGTCCAACAGCAATAGCCCGTGCTTGCGTCGAAGCTTAGCAACTTCGCTCTCACCATCCTTCCATTCTCGTAGGGCAAGATCAGCGGCCTCTCGAAGGCTCTCGGCGTCAAGAAGGTCCGCTATTTTAGTACCGCGCGACACCACCTGTTGGCTGTCATAAACCTGGACCATCTCAGCTCGAATACTCGGGATGAACCACGGGCATTCCTCAAACCACCAACTTCCCTGGCGGCTGACAACCATGCCACGCAAGTAGGCTTCTTCCAGCTCTTCGACAAGAAATTTCTTGAACTCCGCTTCACGACGCGGTTTGAACGCGAACTCGCCTTCCTTTCCCGATTGGTCCACCAGACTGCGGAGATCGGGGCGTTGGCTTTCATCAAAATACCCTTTCAGGTGACGGAGCAGAGCGTGGGCCGTTACCGGCGACTTTTGATTCTGAGCAGGCAACCGACGCAGACCGTGTAAGAATGCCGAGGTAAATTTCGAGTTGCCGTCGCGCCCGTCCGACGCAAGCTGACTAGCACGACACGACGCCATCGCTTGGAACGCGGGTGCGGCTAGTAGGCTTTTGTCCTCACGTCCACTCTCTTCACTAGTAGGTTGAAACGCAGTGGAAGAACGGTGTTGATTGAAAATCTCACCGGAGTGACAACAGTCGAGAACAAGTAACTTTTGTTTCGCCTTAATTCTTCCCAGATCGTCCATCAACCCAAAGGGAAGCCCGAACATGTTTCCTATCGGATCACCTTCCTGCAACTCGACATCCAGCGCGAGCATGGCGACATTATTCCCGCTTGTCGACTGCGACTCTAGTTTGATCCCATGCCCCGCGAAAAAGAAAAATACAGTGTCTTCCTCACCGGCTTCTTTGCTGACCCGCAATAATTCACGGGCGATGTTTGATTTCGTCGGGAGCTGCTCTGCGGCTGTTCCTTTGTCGTCGGTTAAGACGATCACGTGATCCGCGTCGTATTCGTAATAGTTAGTGAGAATATTTGCGATCGACAATGCGTCGTTGGCCGCATTCGACAGGGCTGGAAGCGCTTCGCGACTACGCTCGTCACCGCCATCACGAAGCTCATCCTGCCGAGCGGTGTAGTTCACGCCGATCAAAATTGCCCAGTTCTTGCCGCCTCGCAGGCTCTTCGTGCTAAATAACTCGTCGTCCGCATTGGAACGGTCACCCGAAGCGATCGAGACCGTCAGGCAGAAAGAGATGGCAATGAAAAGCCTCGAAAGACCACCGAATCGGTCATATGAAAATCGACGGTTCAGTCGATCTGACGCGTCAGTAACAATGGCCCGAGACATTTCTAAACACCTTGAAAATACTTTTTTCCTGCCAAGTAGTTGAGCATCCCTCTAGCGTACTGGTTGCGATTCGCGTCCGCAAACCTTTCCTTCACGCAGCATCGCAAAAACACGCACCTTTCTGACCATTCCTTTCGGTCTATTCCTCGCAGCTGCCAGACTTCAACGACTACGGGAGTTCTGCGGGTGCGTTCTCCGAAACCATCCACGAGATGATTGACATCTGAGGCTCTTGATTGGCTCCACCGGTACGAAATTTTTCATTCCCAAACGTCGCTTGGAAGAGTTGCTGTTCAAAGGGCGTTACGGGAGTAAACCCTCGCTTTTTGTCTACCGGATCGCCAAGCTTCTGTTGATCGAGACCTGAATAATTTAACTGATGCTTAACTCTTCCCTCATGAGGAATCCCGACCAGGACCAATCCATTCTGACCCCACATCCTTTCATTGATCGTCATTTCAAACAGTGGAAGCGTTGTTGGACGGGTGACTCCTTGCGCCGGTTTGATGGAGTCAGACATTTGGCTGGTAATTCGATATCGTGAGCTGATAAAGAACACTGCAAACGAAGCGTCATACGCTCCTTCATTAACGACTTCGACACGTAATACATCTCCTGCCCTGATCTCATCAGAGGACGTGTCTCCGTTTACCTTTGTCACCTTCAGTTTTATGTCGTGCGTTGTGGAGCCACTTGGCCCGTAGGCTGCCGCGAGACGCTGAAGGTTTTGACAACTGTAAACACGACGTAGGTCTCGCTCGACGGCATCGGCGAGTTCACGAATCGCGAGCGTCGACGGATAGCGTACGCTCGGCTCCCGTTGAAGTTCCTTTGCGGTTGGCATCCTGTCGCCGATTGTCAAAGCAACGCTGTTCGGAACCAACAGTCGTTCCGTATCGTCTATGAAAAGACTCCAACCCTGAGTGCCATTCGTGGGATTGACGCGAAAAATGCTTAAAGGATCAGATGCCTTTTCGCGCAGTACAGATAAAAATGAATCATCTCTATTTCCGCGCAAATCGTGCAGCGTTAAAGCAACTCTCAACTCGCCGATCTCTTGACTGACGACACGGCATGTCGCATTGTTGGGAAATCGACTCAATTGGACGGGCTCGCCGATGTCGGCATAGGACACGCTTTCGACCTCTCCCGTGGTTGCAGTGACTTGCGTCACC from Rosistilla carotiformis includes the following:
- a CDS encoding caspase family protein; translated protein: MSRAIVTDASDRLNRRFSYDRFGGLSRLFIAISFCLTVSIASGDRSNADDELFSTKSLRGGKNWAILIGVNYTARQDELRDGGDERSREALPALSNAANDALSIANILTNYYEYDADHVIVLTDDKGTAAEQLPTKSNIARELLRVSKEAGEEDTVFFFFAGHGIKLESQSTSGNNVAMLALDVELQEGDPIGNMFGLPFGLMDDLGRIKAKQKLLVLDCCHSGEIFNQHRSSTAFQPTSEESGREDKSLLAAPAFQAMASCRASQLASDGRDGNSKFTSAFLHGLRRLPAQNQKSPVTAHALLRHLKGYFDESQRPDLRSLVDQSGKEGEFAFKPRREAEFKKFLVEELEEAYLRGMVVSRQGSWWFEECPWFIPSIRAEMVQVYDSQQVVSRGTKIADLLDAESLREAADLALREWKDGESEVAKLRRKHGLLLLDADSGKKLREALAEIEADLDPLLPKEKLTEVSRGKVESVSPTSSIDKTLKAADVHLLAVVKHSLGNDEAEKIYKQALRMYAIEMQPNKSEPLTQSINNEQVVFNYSRKILIALCRVDFAQYLQGEAKQQKLAAEQYQQARRDIKQITFDGKQKGYADFFLTFALCGEADAWIGINRWKQANALLDQAKTLAETKHDGVLSPVAGHFLEAHVYRRDAWCKMMQWKIKDAMCSFRKSNEILVARMSEDGPDFDSNDENSCTLSVANELPAGWKDSTDYSSKVAYLHNLHGIAMGLRFQGDTEKAADEYRQLTRHVETAFSQFRSDSADAGIETQFVVRTINTQERLGDCNLFGNPEVRDLKEALDDYRRAMMRVHLLRDSARDRTKAALLYKQALALSLPSPFTDHELAMQMCHVADEIYLSSEGKTGGLFDALGTLTTLCVQACEETTESKTASARSTSAQDKLRDCILAYRDKVGTTPHRDQLELCLFASDILLKYAGQRNKYQTLADADLLLSFCRIALESYQGSDDSDSPERQEVSDAVKYLRPYFDTAMQAKMGLGDSQVKEMLQIQAEATLGTLDLKEKGVRPILAIYVLDDKPYLLVDIPHSLSRCVPLAESYYHVEMVRNASYSETKLPLPDEICDALSIWKKQNSTANNPLGPKCRWCDAVRGFDARYAATKKVIDSTTGEEKVVVETASSSSTFPFELHRP